The following proteins are co-located in the Paludibaculum fermentans genome:
- a CDS encoding NADH-quinone oxidoreductase subunit M, whose protein sequence is MQGHLLSVILFTPLAGLFLLLFIPKSQKTFIRLWANITAAIGFLVSLPLIIGFDRSNGGYQFVERAEWIPSLGVQYLIGVDGISVLMVMLTTIMGFLAIFSSWDAIKDREKEYYSMFLLQQTGMLGVFISMDFLLFYVFWEMVLVPMYFIIGVWGGPRKLYAAIKFFLYTLTGGVLMLLGILLLYFNYFAQFGRYTFEIAELMKINLPLATQQWVFWAFFVGFAIKVPMFPFHTWLPDAHTEAPTAGSVILAAVLLKMGTYGFIRFSLPLLPKASSDHTIVTIVAVLSIIGILYGALVSLMQQDWKKLVAYSSVSHLGFCTLGIFALNQSGITGSIIQQINHGISTGMLFLVVGVIYERRHTREIKEYGGLAHIMPNYAIVFAIAMLSSAGLPLLNGFVGEFTILQGAFDANHVWAAFAVLGVIFGAAYLLWLYQRTMLGEVTNEKNKGLPDLKWREWAVFIPLIIWAISIGVYPKPYFDILEKPVAQIVHRVHDTANAAAVPTTPTPEVASR, encoded by the coding sequence ATGCAAGGACACCTACTCTCGGTCATCCTGTTCACGCCGCTGGCCGGACTCTTCCTTCTGCTGTTCATCCCCAAGTCGCAGAAGACGTTCATCCGGCTTTGGGCCAACATCACGGCGGCCATCGGCTTTCTGGTCTCGCTGCCGCTGATTATTGGCTTCGACCGTTCCAATGGCGGTTACCAGTTCGTCGAACGCGCGGAGTGGATTCCGTCGCTCGGTGTGCAGTATCTGATCGGCGTCGACGGCATCAGCGTGCTGATGGTGATGCTGACGACGATCATGGGCTTCCTGGCCATCTTCTCCTCGTGGGACGCCATCAAGGACAGGGAGAAGGAATACTACTCGATGTTCCTGCTCCAGCAGACCGGCATGCTGGGTGTCTTCATCTCGATGGACTTCCTGCTGTTCTACGTCTTTTGGGAGATGGTCTTGGTCCCGATGTACTTCATCATCGGCGTGTGGGGCGGCCCCAGGAAGCTGTACGCGGCCATCAAGTTCTTCCTGTACACCTTGACCGGCGGCGTCCTGATGCTGCTGGGCATCCTGCTGCTCTACTTCAACTACTTTGCCCAGTTCGGCCGCTACACGTTTGAGATCGCGGAACTGATGAAGATCAACCTGCCGCTGGCCACCCAGCAGTGGGTCTTCTGGGCCTTCTTCGTGGGCTTCGCCATCAAGGTGCCGATGTTCCCGTTCCATACGTGGTTGCCGGACGCCCATACGGAGGCGCCCACCGCCGGCTCGGTGATCCTGGCCGCGGTGCTCCTGAAAATGGGAACGTACGGATTCATCCGGTTTTCGCTGCCACTGCTGCCCAAGGCCAGCTCGGATCACACGATCGTCACGATCGTAGCGGTCCTGTCGATCATCGGTATTCTCTACGGAGCCCTGGTCAGCCTGATGCAACAGGACTGGAAGAAGCTAGTGGCCTACTCTTCTGTCAGCCACCTGGGTTTCTGCACCCTGGGGATCTTCGCCCTGAACCAGAGCGGCATCACCGGGTCGATCATCCAGCAGATCAACCACGGTATTTCGACCGGCATGTTGTTCCTTGTGGTGGGTGTGATCTACGAACGCCGACATACGCGAGAGATCAAGGAGTACGGCGGTTTGGCGCACATCATGCCCAACTACGCCATCGTCTTCGCCATCGCCATGCTGAGCAGCGCCGGGCTGCCGCTGTTAAATGGGTTCGTTGGGGAATTCACCATCCTGCAAGGCGCGTTCGACGCCAACCACGTTTGGGCCGCGTTCGCTGTGCTCGGCGTGATCTTTGGCGCTGCCTACCTGCTCTGGCTCTACCAGCGCACCATGCTGGGCGAGGTCACGAACGAGAAGAACAAGGGTTTGCCGGACCTGAAGTGGCGCGAGTGGGCGGTTTTCATCCCGCTGATCATCTGGGCCATCTCCATCGGCGTGTACCCTAAGCCGTATTTCGACATCCTGGAAAAGCCGGTAGCGCAGATCGTGCATCGCGTGCATGACACGGCCAACGCCGCTGCTGTGCCTACCACCCCCACTCCGGAGGTTGCCTCCCGATGA
- the nuoL gene encoding NADH-quinone oxidoreductase subunit L — MNFLDLIWLIPILPLCGAAIMLFFGRSLPKAAVRIISPGAVLLSFLLSLGAVIQLASLPEKVHQVILFQWLPLLHADMGYMLDPLSSVMILVVTGIGFLIHVYATGYMAHEHGPRHGGFYRFFGYLNLFVFFMLTLVLANNYPLLFVGWEGVGLCSYLLIGFYFNKKSAGDAGKKAFIVNRIGDAGFILGMFFLFQLTGSLTFVDVNEALRSARFAPEVGFFGVLSLTALLLFVGATGKSAQIPLYVWLPDAMEGPTPVSALIHAATMVTAGVYMCARSNALFALTPETSHIVAAVGAATAIFAASIGLVQNDIKRVLAYSTVSQLGYMFVAVGVGAYWVGVFHLYTHAFFKALLFLGAGSVIHAMSGEQDMRKMGGLRNKIPITFTTMFIASLAIAGIPGLAGFFSKDEILWQTWSSPLGSKVLWAVGFCTALMTAFYMWRLMFMTFYGEGRMDEHTKHHIHESPKSMTIPLMVLAAGSIGAGWIGMPKVFGENGFFQGLELWLAPVFETGKKVAEHEAEHHDTSMEWILMGLSIGAALSGIFLARHIYLKMKESDRPTGGALHPILYNKWYVDEIYDFLFVRGLSMRGGSLMGAFDRTVVDGGVNGTAWLTKMVSRISMWYDTWIVDGLVNLSAYTVRALSFPVRFFQTGFLQSYALVFIAGVFAMFGYFWWVR; from the coding sequence ATGAACTTCCTCGATCTCATCTGGCTGATCCCCATCCTGCCGCTCTGCGGCGCGGCGATCATGCTGTTCTTTGGCCGCAGTCTGCCCAAGGCCGCCGTCCGGATTATCAGTCCCGGAGCGGTCCTGCTTTCGTTCTTACTGTCTCTCGGTGCGGTGATCCAACTGGCCTCGCTGCCCGAGAAAGTACACCAGGTCATCCTGTTCCAGTGGCTCCCCTTACTCCATGCGGACATGGGCTACATGCTGGACCCGCTGTCGAGCGTCATGATCTTGGTCGTCACCGGCATCGGCTTCCTGATCCATGTGTACGCCACCGGTTACATGGCCCATGAGCACGGGCCCCGGCACGGCGGTTTCTATCGCTTTTTCGGATACCTCAATCTGTTCGTCTTCTTCATGCTGACGCTGGTTCTGGCCAACAACTACCCGCTGCTGTTCGTCGGCTGGGAGGGTGTGGGCCTTTGCAGCTACCTGCTGATCGGCTTCTACTTCAATAAGAAGAGCGCTGGCGACGCAGGGAAGAAGGCCTTTATTGTCAACCGGATCGGCGATGCCGGCTTCATTCTGGGCATGTTCTTCCTGTTCCAGCTCACCGGCTCGCTCACCTTCGTCGACGTGAACGAAGCACTGCGGTCCGCGCGGTTCGCTCCCGAGGTTGGTTTCTTTGGGGTGCTGAGCCTGACGGCCCTGCTGCTCTTCGTCGGCGCCACGGGCAAGAGCGCACAAATCCCGCTGTATGTTTGGCTTCCGGATGCCATGGAAGGCCCCACACCGGTTAGCGCGCTAATCCACGCCGCCACCATGGTCACTGCTGGTGTCTACATGTGCGCCCGGTCCAATGCGCTGTTCGCGCTGACGCCCGAGACCTCCCACATCGTGGCGGCGGTCGGCGCCGCTACGGCCATCTTCGCCGCCTCCATCGGCCTGGTGCAGAACGACATCAAGCGCGTCCTGGCCTACTCCACGGTTTCCCAGCTTGGGTATATGTTTGTTGCGGTAGGCGTCGGCGCCTACTGGGTAGGTGTCTTCCACCTTTACACGCACGCCTTCTTCAAGGCCCTGCTCTTCCTCGGCGCCGGATCAGTGATCCATGCCATGAGCGGCGAGCAGGACATGCGCAAGATGGGCGGCCTGCGAAACAAGATTCCCATCACGTTCACGACAATGTTCATCGCCTCGCTGGCCATTGCGGGCATCCCAGGGCTGGCCGGGTTCTTCTCGAAAGACGAGATCCTGTGGCAGACGTGGTCGTCCCCGCTCGGCTCCAAAGTATTGTGGGCCGTGGGCTTCTGCACCGCGCTCATGACCGCGTTCTACATGTGGCGGCTCATGTTCATGACCTTCTACGGCGAAGGCCGCATGGACGAACACACGAAGCACCACATCCACGAGTCGCCCAAGTCGATGACCATCCCGCTCATGGTTCTGGCCGCCGGGTCCATCGGCGCCGGCTGGATCGGCATGCCGAAGGTCTTCGGGGAAAACGGCTTCTTCCAAGGGCTGGAACTTTGGCTGGCGCCGGTGTTCGAAACCGGCAAGAAGGTGGCTGAGCACGAAGCTGAGCACCACGACACCAGCATGGAGTGGATCCTGATGGGCCTGTCGATTGGCGCGGCGCTCTCCGGCATCTTCCTGGCTCGCCACATCTACTTGAAAATGAAGGAATCCGACCGGCCGACCGGCGGCGCGCTGCACCCCATTCTGTACAACAAGTGGTATGTGGACGAGATCTACGATTTCCTCTTCGTCCGCGGGTTGTCGATGCGCGGCGGTTCGCTGATGGGCGCCTTTGACCGGACCGTGGTCGATGGCGGTGTCAACGGCACGGCTTGGCTGACCAAGATGGTCTCGCGCATCTCCATGTGGTACGACACCTGGATCGTTGACGGGCTCGTCAACTTGAGCGCCTACACCGTCCGGGCGCTGTCGTTCCCGGTGCGATTTTTCCAGACCGGCTTCCTCCAGTCGTACGCACTCGTCTTCATCGCCGGAGTCTTCGCCATGTTCGGATACTTCTGGTGGGTTCGCTAG
- the nuoK gene encoding NADH-quinone oxidoreductase subunit NuoK, translating into MLHPITTEHYLVLSAALLLIGTVGILLRRNAVVVMMSLELILNAVNINLVAFGKHLQQLNGQVFAIFIITVAVAEAAVGLGILIAVFRNKETVLVDEIDLLKW; encoded by the coding sequence ATGCTGCACCCCATCACCACGGAACACTATCTCGTCCTGAGCGCCGCGTTGCTGCTCATCGGCACCGTGGGAATCCTGCTGCGCCGCAATGCTGTGGTCGTCATGATGTCCCTGGAGTTGATCCTGAATGCGGTCAACATCAATCTGGTCGCCTTCGGCAAACATCTGCAACAGCTCAACGGCCAGGTTTTTGCCATCTTTATCATCACTGTTGCCGTGGCGGAAGCCGCGGTTGGCCTTGGAATCCTGATCGCCGTCTTCCGTAACAAGGAAACGGTCCTGGTCGACGAAATCGACCTGTTGAAGTGGTAG
- a CDS encoding NADH-quinone oxidoreductase subunit J family protein, translated as MLETGFFYAFAALTLIGAILTVTLRNAIHCALALIGSLAGVAGLYLLQKAEFLFAVQIVLYIGGIMVLFLFVIMLVNLDAAARERQFHRHWIAAVVCVVGSGALITWFLRQGSGSMHLGQSAPELPSAGNVEALSDVLFKQYLVPFELASILLLVAVVGSVIMAKKRI; from the coding sequence ATGCTAGAAACCGGATTTTTCTATGCGTTCGCGGCGCTGACCCTCATCGGCGCCATCCTCACCGTCACCTTACGCAACGCCATCCATTGCGCCCTCGCGCTGATTGGGTCGCTGGCCGGTGTCGCCGGGCTTTACCTGCTGCAGAAAGCCGAGTTCCTGTTCGCCGTCCAGATTGTGCTCTACATCGGCGGCATCATGGTCCTCTTCCTTTTCGTCATCATGCTGGTGAATCTGGACGCCGCCGCACGGGAACGGCAGTTCCACCGCCATTGGATTGCCGCTGTGGTCTGTGTCGTGGGCTCAGGTGCCCTGATCACCTGGTTCCTGCGCCAGGGTTCGGGCAGCATGCACCTGGGCCAGTCGGCGCCGGAACTTCCCTCCGCTGGCAACGTCGAAGCGCTCTCCGACGTGCTCTTCAAACAGTATCTGGTGCCCTTCGAACTGGCCTCCATCCTGCTGCTGGTGGCGGTCGTAGGCAGCGTCATCATGGCGAAAAAGAGGATCTGA
- a CDS encoding NuoI/complex I 23 kDa subunit family protein — protein MRKLLRTIFLVDLVQGLMVTFRTQNPKNIVTEQYPAQRPKIAERYRGAPRLNINPENGQTLCIACDLCALACPENLIVVGWERNPETKRKDLINFTYDTSRCMFCGLCEDACPVDALELTQDFELASYSREGAIFDRQILEEGIKPTKYKF, from the coding sequence ATGCGTAAGCTTCTGAGAACCATTTTTCTCGTCGACCTTGTGCAGGGCCTGATGGTGACCTTCCGGACCCAGAATCCGAAGAACATCGTCACTGAGCAGTATCCGGCCCAACGCCCCAAGATCGCCGAGCGCTATCGCGGCGCTCCGCGCCTGAATATCAATCCCGAGAACGGACAGACGCTCTGCATCGCCTGCGACCTCTGCGCCTTGGCCTGCCCCGAGAACCTGATTGTTGTCGGGTGGGAACGCAACCCCGAGACCAAGCGCAAAGACCTCATTAACTTCACTTATGACACCTCGCGCTGCATGTTCTGCGGCCTGTGCGAAGATGCCTGTCCGGTAGACGCTCTGGAATTGACGCAGGACTTTGAATTGGCGAGTTACTCGCGGGAAGGGGCGATCTTTGACCGGCAGATCCTCGAAGAGGGCATCAAGCCTACCAAGTACAAGTTCTGA
- a CDS encoding NADH-quinone oxidoreductase subunit D, translated as MAGTFLDSTELVLNMGPQHPSTHGVLRVIVKLDGERVLGTESVIGYLHRGVEKIAENRTYTMFAPYVDRMDYVAAISNGLGYCLAVEKLLNAEATPRAQAVRVVLTELNRIASHLLWLGTHALDIGAITPLFYCMREREYALNIFEKYCGARLTTHAFRIGGLQYETYEGFEKDTNDFCDMMLPKIDEYEELLTGNRIWRERMIGVGILNTEDCKAYGVTGPMLRAAGCAWDIRKALPYSGYEKYDFDIPTGENGDTYDRYMVRMQEMRQSVRIVRQAVADIPAGPIMAKVPKVLKPPVGEAYVSIEAPKGELGYYIVSDGSTQPYRCRVRPPSFVNLQSLDKMARGSLVADLVAIIGTIDIVLGEVDR; from the coding sequence ATGGCGGGAACATTCCTCGATTCCACTGAACTGGTTCTGAACATGGGGCCCCAGCACCCCTCCACGCACGGCGTGTTGCGCGTGATCGTGAAACTGGACGGCGAGCGCGTTCTGGGCACGGAGTCGGTGATCGGGTACCTGCACCGCGGCGTCGAAAAGATCGCGGAAAACCGCACGTACACCATGTTTGCGCCCTACGTGGACCGAATGGACTACGTAGCGGCAATCTCCAACGGATTAGGTTACTGCCTGGCGGTCGAGAAACTGCTGAACGCCGAAGCCACGCCGCGCGCGCAGGCCGTCCGGGTTGTCCTCACCGAACTCAATCGCATTGCGAGCCACCTGCTGTGGCTGGGCACGCACGCCCTGGATATCGGCGCCATCACTCCGTTGTTCTATTGCATGCGTGAGCGCGAGTATGCGCTCAACATCTTCGAAAAGTACTGCGGCGCCCGCCTGACGACGCACGCCTTCCGCATCGGTGGCCTGCAGTATGAGACGTACGAAGGTTTCGAGAAGGACACAAACGACTTCTGCGACATGATGTTGCCGAAGATCGATGAGTACGAAGAATTGCTCACCGGCAACCGAATCTGGCGCGAGCGTATGATCGGCGTGGGCATCCTGAACACTGAAGACTGCAAGGCGTACGGTGTGACCGGCCCGATGCTCCGCGCCGCCGGATGTGCCTGGGATATCCGCAAGGCACTGCCTTACTCCGGCTACGAGAAGTACGATTTCGACATTCCGACGGGCGAAAACGGCGACACTTACGACCGGTATATGGTGAGAATGCAGGAGATGCGCCAAAGCGTCCGCATTGTGCGCCAGGCCGTGGCCGACATCCCGGCAGGCCCCATCATGGCCAAGGTGCCCAAGGTCTTGAAGCCGCCGGTGGGCGAGGCCTACGTCTCGATCGAAGCGCCCAAGGGCGAGCTCGGGTATTACATTGTCAGCGACGGTTCCACGCAGCCTTACCGCTGCCGGGTGCGGCCGCCGTCCTTCGTTAATCTTCAATCGCTCGACAAGATGGCGCGCGGTTCGCTGGTAGCGGACCTGGTGGCCATCATCGGCACCATCGATATTGTGCTTGGGGAGGTGGACCGCTAA
- a CDS encoding NADH-quinone oxidoreductase subunit C yields the protein MPDDLKPEGAPAPEPVPPAQTPAAAPQTSDAAPVTPAAAPKPAAAAAPKPPAAAKPAVPPAPKPPAVMVTAPWEGELPSVLAAEFSDQIPAFLSYLGQNFLVAKPAAVIPILQSLKDNHGFDYLVDITAVHWPKRDEQFDIIYVLYSFRRNERIRIKVLLKDGERVATATTVHITADWLEREVYDMFGIEFDGHPNMRRILLPDEWSTFPLRKENGILKMDQKWVQENLGIESGQ from the coding sequence ATGCCTGACGACCTAAAGCCGGAAGGCGCCCCCGCGCCGGAGCCTGTTCCGCCAGCTCAAACGCCTGCCGCCGCTCCACAAACTTCCGATGCCGCACCGGTAACCCCGGCCGCGGCGCCGAAACCTGCCGCTGCCGCCGCACCCAAGCCGCCGGCCGCCGCGAAACCGGCTGTTCCGCCAGCGCCCAAGCCCCCGGCTGTGATGGTTACCGCGCCTTGGGAAGGCGAGTTACCGTCCGTCTTGGCTGCTGAGTTTTCCGACCAGATTCCTGCTTTCCTGAGTTATCTCGGCCAGAACTTCCTGGTAGCCAAGCCCGCTGCCGTGATTCCTATCCTCCAGTCGCTAAAGGACAATCACGGCTTCGACTACCTGGTGGACATTACCGCAGTCCACTGGCCGAAGCGTGATGAGCAATTCGACATCATCTACGTTCTCTACAGCTTCCGGAGAAATGAGCGCATCCGCATCAAAGTCCTGCTCAAGGATGGGGAACGGGTTGCGACCGCGACAACGGTGCATATTACGGCGGATTGGCTCGAGCGCGAAGTCTACGACATGTTCGGCATCGAGTTTGACGGTCATCCCAACATGCGGCGCATCCTGCTGCCGGACGAGTGGTCGACCTTCCCTCTGCGCAAGGAAAACGGGATCCTCAAAATGGATCAGAAGTGGGTCCAGGAGAACCTGGGGATCGAGAGTGGACAATAA
- a CDS encoding c-type cytochrome, translated as MLKRVLATAAITLNLVSGLALAQKKGDADKGKEVFEQCGVCHNATTDEKKMGPSLKGLYKKPKLANGQKPTDAAILGIINKGKGAMPAFDEVLSADEKADLMAYLKTI; from the coding sequence ATGCTGAAGCGAGTTCTGGCGACTGCCGCCATTACCTTGAATCTGGTTTCCGGTCTGGCGCTGGCGCAGAAGAAGGGCGACGCGGATAAGGGCAAGGAAGTATTCGAACAATGCGGCGTGTGCCACAATGCCACGACCGACGAAAAAAAGATGGGTCCCAGCCTGAAGGGGCTGTACAAGAAGCCGAAGCTCGCCAACGGGCAGAAGCCGACGGATGCCGCCATCCTCGGGATCATCAACAAGGGCAAGGGTGCAATGCCGGCCTTTGATGAGGTGCTGAGCGCGGACGAAAAAGCCGACCTGATGGCCTATCTCAAGACGATCTAG
- a CDS encoding EAL and HDOD domain-containing protein, with product MSLEVHVARQAVFDRTNNVVAYELLFRALPDATATTRNDELASWQVLSASFLDIGLDSLLKGRRALINVPRSMLLDDRIRSLPSDVIGLEILENVQPDAEVLAACRELRKLGYLLVLDDYTGLPEFDPLLELVDWVKVDFRAISGADSVRIARRLKERKLRMLAEKVETVEERDSALAAGYDYFQGYFLHRPRVVSGRTLNARHNTKLKLLTLLGADQFTLEKVEAAIAPDVGLCYRLIQYSNSARFGAPREISSLRQCLMRLGENETRRWMTFVLLPTLAAGRSTEIIDAALIRARMCELLAEEAGLKLAKSLAFMAGMFTLMDALLGAPMREVVQQLGLGEELASVLLGRSEGPLGALVRIVESYERASPQELEPHCRQLLLPVGVVADVYLRALQWTAEVTETGVPAK from the coding sequence ATGTCACTCGAAGTTCACGTAGCTCGCCAAGCTGTCTTTGATCGCACCAATAATGTGGTGGCCTATGAGCTTTTGTTTCGAGCGCTTCCCGACGCAACCGCAACTACCCGAAACGACGAGTTGGCCAGTTGGCAGGTTCTCTCGGCGAGTTTCCTCGATATCGGCCTCGATTCTCTCCTGAAGGGCCGGCGGGCGCTGATCAACGTGCCTCGCAGCATGCTGCTGGACGATCGCATCCGCTCACTGCCTTCCGACGTCATCGGCCTCGAAATCCTGGAGAATGTGCAGCCTGATGCGGAGGTTTTGGCGGCCTGCCGGGAGTTGCGCAAACTCGGCTATTTGCTGGTCCTGGACGACTATACCGGGCTGCCGGAGTTCGACCCGCTACTGGAGCTTGTCGATTGGGTAAAGGTGGATTTTCGCGCTATCTCCGGCGCCGATTCCGTCAGAATCGCGCGCCGCTTGAAAGAGCGTAAGCTGCGCATGTTGGCCGAAAAGGTGGAAACCGTCGAGGAGCGCGATTCCGCCCTGGCCGCCGGCTACGACTATTTCCAGGGCTACTTCCTGCACCGGCCTCGCGTGGTCAGCGGGCGAACCCTCAATGCCCGCCACAATACGAAGCTCAAGTTGCTGACTTTGCTGGGTGCTGACCAGTTCACGCTGGAAAAGGTGGAGGCCGCCATCGCGCCCGATGTCGGGCTCTGCTACCGACTGATTCAATACTCCAATTCAGCACGATTCGGTGCTCCGCGCGAGATCTCCAGCCTGCGCCAGTGCCTGATGCGGCTGGGCGAGAATGAAACGCGCCGCTGGATGACTTTCGTCCTGTTGCCTACCCTGGCCGCCGGCCGCAGCACCGAGATAATCGATGCCGCCCTGATCCGCGCGCGGATGTGCGAGTTACTGGCGGAGGAGGCGGGGCTCAAGCTCGCTAAGTCGCTCGCTTTCATGGCCGGCATGTTCACGCTGATGGATGCGCTGCTGGGCGCCCCCATGCGCGAGGTAGTTCAACAGTTGGGACTGGGGGAGGAGTTGGCGTCCGTTCTGCTCGGGCGCAGTGAGGGGCCCTTGGGGGCGCTTGTCCGGATTGTCGAATCCTACGAACGAGCATCCCCTCAGGAGTTGGAACCGCATTGCCGACAACTCCTACTGCCAGTTGGAGTTGTCGCTGACGTCTACCTTCGGGCTTTGCAGTGGACCGCCGAAGTCACTGAAACCGGCGTGCCGGCTAAATAG
- a CDS encoding POTRA domain-containing protein: MRLAAIVLVAACLGWGQAPARRPVPARNPAAAQSAPNEIWPIREIRVTGNKFYTAEQVISTSGLRLGDLATKQNFERARDRVLAAGFFESFGWKYEGLPDVKGVAATLEVTEPTNFMEWSLDRLPLERAAVEERVRRSLPLFGKKIPPSDVLIDKVAAIMQAMLGEKGIKETVQGRVLLLGQDQVTILFGPNSAPPVVTEVAFTGARVLDSRYLVKALSQVAVGMPFVDTNFRLFLENQIRPMYEAVGHLKASFPKFTAEPSKTAKGVVVTVQVDEGPVYKLDKIEVRGAPISPEEVQNLAQFKTGETVSYSVIGAGMQRILDEVKQTGYMRATYKADRALNDEKKTVDIFINVDPGPEYKFGRLMIKGLDIETEPVLRKLWILKPGDPFRSKYPDAFLERVRERGIFDNLGDTKAETMVDDKNQLVDVVLTFKGAPPKVEKKPEPWD; this comes from the coding sequence ATGAGACTCGCCGCCATCGTCCTTGTCGCCGCCTGTCTGGGGTGGGGACAGGCGCCTGCCCGCCGCCCGGTCCCGGCGCGGAATCCTGCCGCCGCGCAGTCCGCACCCAACGAAATCTGGCCCATCCGCGAGATCCGCGTGACGGGCAACAAGTTCTACACGGCCGAACAGGTGATCTCCACGTCCGGTCTCCGCCTGGGCGATCTCGCCACCAAGCAGAACTTCGAGCGGGCGCGCGACCGCGTCCTGGCCGCCGGCTTCTTTGAGAGTTTCGGCTGGAAGTACGAAGGACTGCCCGATGTGAAAGGTGTGGCCGCCACCCTGGAAGTGACTGAGCCCACCAACTTCATGGAGTGGTCGCTCGACCGGTTGCCGCTGGAGCGCGCGGCCGTCGAGGAACGGGTTCGCCGCTCCCTGCCGCTGTTCGGTAAGAAGATCCCCCCGTCGGACGTCCTAATCGATAAGGTTGCCGCCATCATGCAGGCGATGCTCGGCGAGAAGGGGATCAAGGAGACGGTCCAGGGACGGGTCCTGCTGCTGGGCCAGGATCAGGTCACTATCCTGTTTGGACCCAATTCGGCGCCGCCCGTTGTCACCGAGGTTGCCTTCACCGGGGCGCGGGTACTGGATTCCAGGTATCTGGTGAAAGCCTTGTCCCAGGTGGCCGTGGGCATGCCGTTCGTGGACACCAACTTCCGGCTCTTCCTGGAAAACCAGATCCGGCCCATGTACGAGGCTGTGGGTCATCTCAAGGCCTCTTTCCCGAAGTTCACCGCGGAACCCTCGAAGACCGCGAAAGGTGTTGTGGTGACCGTGCAGGTGGACGAAGGGCCCGTGTACAAACTCGACAAGATTGAAGTGCGTGGCGCGCCGATTTCGCCCGAAGAAGTACAGAATCTGGCGCAGTTCAAGACCGGTGAGACCGTCAGTTACTCCGTCATCGGTGCAGGCATGCAACGCATCCTTGATGAGGTGAAGCAGACCGGCTACATGCGCGCCACTTACAAAGCGGATCGCGCGCTGAACGACGAGAAGAAGACGGTGGACATCTTCATCAACGTGGATCCGGGGCCTGAGTACAAGTTCGGCCGGCTGATGATCAAAGGCCTGGATATCGAAACCGAGCCCGTCTTGCGCAAGCTGTGGATTCTCAAGCCTGGCGATCCGTTTCGAAGCAAATATCCGGACGCCTTCCTGGAGCGCGTGCGGGAACGGGGGATCTTCGACAATCTCGGTGACACGAAGGCGGAAACAATGGTCGACGACAAGAACCAGTTGGTGGATGTTGTGCTGACCTTCAAAGGGGCGCCGCCGAAGGTGGAAAAGAAGCCTGAGCCCTGGGACTAG